Proteins encoded in a region of the Homo sapiens chromosome 9, GRCh38.p14 Primary Assembly genome:
- the SMC2 gene encoding structural maintenance of chromosomes protein 2 isoform X2, with protein sequence MHIKSIILEGFKSYAQRTEVNGFDPLFNAITGLNGSGKSNILDSICFLLGISNLSQVVIGGRNKYLINGVNANNTRVQDLFCSVGLNVNNPHFLIMQGRITKVLNMKPPEILSMIEEAAGTRMYEYKKIAAQKTIEKKEAKLKEIKTILEEEITPTIQKLKEERSSYLEYQKVMREIEHLSRLYIAYQFLLAEDTKVRSAEELKEMQDKVIKLQEELSENDKKIKALNHEIEELEKRKDKETGGILRSLEDALAEAQRVNTKSQSAFDLKKKNLACEESKRKELEKNMVEDSKTLAAKEKEVKKITDGLHALQEASNKDAEALAAAQQHFNAVSAGLSSNEDGAEATLAGQMMACKNDISKAQTEAKQAQMKLKHAQQELKNKQAEVKKMDSGYRKDQEALEAVKRLKEKLEAEMKKLNYEENKEESLLEKRRQLSRDIGRLKETYEALLARFPNLRFAYKDPEKNWNRNCVKGLVASLISVKDTSATTALELVAGERLYNVVVDTEVTGKKLLERGELKRRYTIIPLNKISARCIAPETLRVAQNLVGPDNVHVALSLVEYKPELQKAMEFVFGTTFVCDNMDNAKKVAFDKRIMTRTVTLGGDVFDPHGTLSGGARSQAASILTKFQELKDVQDELRIKENELRALEEELAGLKNTAEKYRQLKQQWEMKTEEADLLQTKLQQSSYHKQQEELDALKKTIEESEETLKNTKEIQRKAEEKYEVLENKMKNAEAERERELKDAQKKLDCAKTKADASSKKMKEKQQEVEAITLELEELKREHTSYKQQLEAVNEAIKSYESQIEVMAAEVAKNKESVNKAQEEVTKQKEVITAQDTVIKAKYAEVAKHKEQNNDSQLKIKELDHNISKHKREAEDGAAKVSKMLKDYDWINAERHLFGQPNSAYDFKTNNPKEAGQRLQKLQEMKEKLGRNVNMRAMNVLTEAEERYNDLMKKKRIVENDKSKILTTIEDLDQKKNQALNIAWQKVNKDFGSIFSTLLPGANAMLAPPEGQTVLDGLEFKVALGNTWKENLTELSGGQRSLVALSLILSMLLFKPAPIYILDEVDAALDLSHTQNIGQMLRTHFTHSQFIVVSLKEGMFNNANVLFKTKFVDGVSTVARFTQCQNGKISKEAKSKAKPPKGAHVEV encoded by the exons GTGGTTATTGGtggtagaaataaatatttaatcaatgGAGTCAATGCCAACAACACCAGAGTACAGGATCTCTTCTGTTCTGTTGGCCTTAATGTTAACAACCCTCACTTTCTCATCATGCAG gGCCGAATTACAAAAGTATTGAATATGAAACCTCCAGAG ATTTTATCCATGATAGAAGAAGCAGCTGGAACCAGGATGtatgaatacaaaaaaatagctgcacagaaaactatagaaaaaaaggaggctaagctgaaagaaattaagacg ataCTTGAAGAAGAGATTACTCCAAccattcaaaaattaaaagag GAAAGATCGTCCTACTTGGAGTACCAAAAAGTAATGAGAGAAATAGAACATTTGAGTCGTTTATATATTGCTTATCAGTTTTTGCTGGCTGAAGATACCAAAGTACGCTCAGCtgaggaattaaaagaaatgcaaGATAAAGTTATAAAGCTTCAGGAAGAATTGTCTGagaatgataaaaaaataaaagcacttaatCATGAAATAgaagaattggaaaaaagaaaagataag GAAACTGGAGGTATACTTCGATCTTTAGAAGATGCTCTTGCAGAGGCTCAGCGAGTTAATACTAAATCTCAAAGCGCATTTGatctcaagaagaaaaatctgGCATGTGAGGAAAGCAAACGCAAAGAGCTGGAAAAAAATATGGTTGAG GACTCAAAAACTTTAGCagcaaaggaaaaagaggttaaaaagaTAACAGATGGACTGCATGCCCTTCAAGAAGCAAGTAATAAAGATGCTGAAGCTCTGGCAGCTGCACAGCAGCACTTCAATGCTGTTTCCGCTGGCCTGTCCAGTAATGAAGATGGAGCAGAAGCAACTCTTGCTGGTCAAATGATGGCCTGTAAAAATGATATAAGTAAAGCTCAGACAGAAGCCAAACAG GCTCAGATGAAGTTGAAGCATGCTCAACAGGAATTAAAGAATAAACAAGCTGAAGTTAAGAAGATGGATAGTGGCTACAGGAAGGATCAAGAAGCTCTAGAAGCTGTAAAAAGACTTAAAGAAAAACTTGAAGCTGAAATGAAAAAGCTAAATTATGAAG aaaataaagaggaaagccTTTTGGAAAAGCGCAGGCAGCTGTCTCGTGATATTGGTAGATTGAAAGAAACATATGAAGCTCTATTAGCCAGATTTCCCAATCTTCGATTTGCATACAA GGATCCAGAGAAGAACTGGAATAGAAATTGTGTGAAAGGACTTGTGGCTTCTCTGATTAGTGTGAAAGACACTTCTGCAACCACAGCTTTAGAATTAGTGGCTGGAGAACGACTCTACAATGTTGTAGTAGACACAGAA GTTACTGGTAAAAAGCTACTAGAAAGGGGGGAACTGAAACGTCGATACACTATAATTCCACTCAATAAAATTTCAGCCAGATGTATTGCACCAGAAACTCTGAGAGTTGCTCAGAATCTT GTTGGCCCTGACAACGTTCATGTGGCTCTTTCCTTGGTTGAATATAAACCAGAACTTCAGAAAGCAATGGAGTTTGTCTTTGGAACAACATTTGTTTGTGACAATATGGATAATGCCAAAAAAGTGGCCTTTGATAAGAGGATAATGACTAGAACTGTAACTCTCGGAGGTGATGTGTTTGATCCTCATGGGACATTGAGTGGAG GTGCTCGATCCCAGGCAGCTTCCATTTTAACCAAGTTTCAAGAACTCAAAGATGTTCAGGATGAACTGAGAATCAAAGAGAATGAGCTGCGGGCTCTAGAAGAGGAATTAGCAGGTCttaaaaacactgctgaaaa gTATCGCCAACTAAAACAGCAGTGGGAGATGAAAACTGAAGAGGCAGATTTATTACAAACCAAGCTCCAGCAAAGCTCATATCACAAGCAACAAGAAGAATTAGATGCCCTTAAAAAAACCATTG AGGAAAGTGAGGAGACTTTGAAAAACACTAAAGAAATccaaagaaaagcagaagaaaaatatgaagtattggaaaataaaatgaaaaatgcagaagCTGAAAGAGAGCGAGAACTGAAAGATGCTCAGAAAAAACTGGATTGTGCCAAAACAAAGGCAGATGCATCTAgcaagaagatgaaagaaaaacaacag gAAGTTGAAGCTATCACTCTGGAACTGGAAGAGCTCAAGAGAGAGCATACATCTTACAAACAACAGCTTGAAGCTGTAAATGAAGCTATCAAATCCTATGAAAGTCAGATTGAAGTAATGGCAGCTGAGGTGGCTAAAAATAAG gagTCAGTAAATAAAGCTCAAGAAGAGGTGACCAAGCAAAAAGAGGTGATAACAGCCCAAGACACTGTAATTAAAGCTAAATATGCAGAAGTGGCAAAACACAAGGAGCAAAACAATGATTCTCAGCTTAAAATTAAGGAATTAGACCACAACATCAGCAAACATAAACGGGAGGCTGAAGATGGTGCTGCAAAG GTATCCAAAATGTTGAAAGATTATGACTGGATTAATGCAGAGAGACACCTCTTTGGCCAACCCAATAGTGCCTATGATTTCAAAACTAACAACCCTAAAGAAGCTGGTCAGAGACTTCAGAAGTTgcaagaaatgaaggagaaactaGGAAGAAATGTCAATATGAGAGCTATGAATGTATTGACAGAAGCTGAAGAGCGA TACAATGACTTGATGAAGAAGAAGAGAATTGTAGAAAATGACAAATCCAAAATTCTTACAACTATAGAAGACCTTGACCAGAAGAAAAACCAAGCCCTAAATATTGCATGGCAAAAG gtGAACAAGGACTTTGGGTCtattttttctactcttttgCCTGGTGCTAATGCTATGCTTGCACCACCAGAGGGTCAAACTGTTTTGGATGGTCTGGAGTTCAAGGTTGCCTTGGGAAATACCTGGAAAGAAAACCTAACTGAACTTAGTGGTGGTCAGAG GTCTTTAGTGGCCTTGTCATTAATACTGTCCATGCTTCTCTTCAAACCTGCTCCAATTTATATCCTTGATGAGGTAGATGCAGCCTTGGATCTTTCTCATACCCAAAACATTGGACAGATGCTGCGTACTCATTTCACACATTCTCAG ttCATTGTGGTGTCACTAAAAGAAGGTATGTTCAACAATGCAAACGTTCTTTTCAAAACCAAGTTTGTGGATGGTGTTTCTACAGTAGCCAGATTTACTCAATGTCAAAATGGAAAGATTTCAAAGGAAGCAAAATCCAAGGCAAAACCACCCAAAGGAGCACATGTGGAAGTTTAA
- the SMC2 gene encoding structural maintenance of chromosomes protein 2 has protein sequence MHIKSIILEGFKSYAQRTEVNGFDPLFNAITGLNGSGKSNILDSICFLLGISNLSQVRASNLQDLVYKNGQAGITKASVSITFDNSDKKQSPLGFEVHDEITVTRQVVIGGRNKYLINGVNANNTRVQDLFCSVGLNVNNPHFLIMQGRITKVLNMKPPEILSMIEEAAGTRMYEYKKIAAQKTIEKKEAKLKEIKTILEEEITPTIQKLKEERSSYLEYQKVMREIEHLSRLYIAYQFLLAEDTKVRSAEELKEMQDKVIKLQEELSENDKKIKALNHEIEELEKRKDKETGGILRSLEDALAEAQRVNTKSQSAFDLKKKNLACEESKRKELEKNMVEDSKTLAAKEKEVKKITDGLHALQEASNKDAEALAAAQQHFNAVSAGLSSNEDGAEATLAGQMMACKNDISKAQTEAKQAQMKLKHAQQELKNKQAEVKKMDSGYRKDQEALEAVKRLKEKLEAEMKKLNYEENKEESLLEKRRQLSRDIGRLKETYEALLARFPNLRFAYKDPEKNWNRNCVKGLVASLISVKDTSATTALELVAGERLYNVVVDTEVTGKKLLERGELKRRYTIIPLNKISARCIAPETLRVAQNLVGPDNVHVALSLVEYKPELQKAMEFVFGTTFVCDNMDNAKKVAFDKRIMTRTVTLGGDVFDPHGTLSGGARSQAASILTKFQELKDVQDELRIKENELRALEEELAGLKNTAEKYRQLKQQWEMKTEEADLLQTKLQQSSYHKQQEELDALKKTIEESEETLKNTKEIQRKAEEKYEVLENKMKNAEAERERELKDAQKKLDCAKTKADASSKKMKEKQQEVEAITLELEELKREHTSYKQQLEAVNEAIKSYESQIEVMAAEVAKNKESVNKAQEEVTKQKEVITAQDTVIKAKYAEVAKHKEQNNDSQLKIKELDHNISKHKREAEDGAAKVSKMLKDYDWINAERHLFGQPNSAYDFKTNNPKEAGQRLQKLQEMKEKLGRNVNMRAMNVLTEAEERYNDLMKKKRIVENDKSKILTTIEDLDQKKNQALNIAWQKVNKDFGSIFSTLLPGANAMLAPPEGQTVLDGLEFKVALGNTWKENLTELSGGQRSLVALSLILSMLLFKPAPIYILDEVDAALDLSHTQNIGQMLRTHFTHSQFIVVSLKEGMFNNANVLFKTKFVDGVSTVARFTQCQNGKISKEAKSKAKPPKGAHVEV, from the exons GTGGTTATTGGtggtagaaataaatatttaatcaatgGAGTCAATGCCAACAACACCAGAGTACAGGATCTCTTCTGTTCTGTTGGCCTTAATGTTAACAACCCTCACTTTCTCATCATGCAG gGCCGAATTACAAAAGTATTGAATATGAAACCTCCAGAG ATTTTATCCATGATAGAAGAAGCAGCTGGAACCAGGATGtatgaatacaaaaaaatagctgcacagaaaactatagaaaaaaaggaggctaagctgaaagaaattaagacg ataCTTGAAGAAGAGATTACTCCAAccattcaaaaattaaaagag GAAAGATCGTCCTACTTGGAGTACCAAAAAGTAATGAGAGAAATAGAACATTTGAGTCGTTTATATATTGCTTATCAGTTTTTGCTGGCTGAAGATACCAAAGTACGCTCAGCtgaggaattaaaagaaatgcaaGATAAAGTTATAAAGCTTCAGGAAGAATTGTCTGagaatgataaaaaaataaaagcacttaatCATGAAATAgaagaattggaaaaaagaaaagataag GAAACTGGAGGTATACTTCGATCTTTAGAAGATGCTCTTGCAGAGGCTCAGCGAGTTAATACTAAATCTCAAAGCGCATTTGatctcaagaagaaaaatctgGCATGTGAGGAAAGCAAACGCAAAGAGCTGGAAAAAAATATGGTTGAG GACTCAAAAACTTTAGCagcaaaggaaaaagaggttaaaaagaTAACAGATGGACTGCATGCCCTTCAAGAAGCAAGTAATAAAGATGCTGAAGCTCTGGCAGCTGCACAGCAGCACTTCAATGCTGTTTCCGCTGGCCTGTCCAGTAATGAAGATGGAGCAGAAGCAACTCTTGCTGGTCAAATGATGGCCTGTAAAAATGATATAAGTAAAGCTCAGACAGAAGCCAAACAG GCTCAGATGAAGTTGAAGCATGCTCAACAGGAATTAAAGAATAAACAAGCTGAAGTTAAGAAGATGGATAGTGGCTACAGGAAGGATCAAGAAGCTCTAGAAGCTGTAAAAAGACTTAAAGAAAAACTTGAAGCTGAAATGAAAAAGCTAAATTATGAAG aaaataaagaggaaagccTTTTGGAAAAGCGCAGGCAGCTGTCTCGTGATATTGGTAGATTGAAAGAAACATATGAAGCTCTATTAGCCAGATTTCCCAATCTTCGATTTGCATACAA GGATCCAGAGAAGAACTGGAATAGAAATTGTGTGAAAGGACTTGTGGCTTCTCTGATTAGTGTGAAAGACACTTCTGCAACCACAGCTTTAGAATTAGTGGCTGGAGAACGACTCTACAATGTTGTAGTAGACACAGAA GTTACTGGTAAAAAGCTACTAGAAAGGGGGGAACTGAAACGTCGATACACTATAATTCCACTCAATAAAATTTCAGCCAGATGTATTGCACCAGAAACTCTGAGAGTTGCTCAGAATCTT GTTGGCCCTGACAACGTTCATGTGGCTCTTTCCTTGGTTGAATATAAACCAGAACTTCAGAAAGCAATGGAGTTTGTCTTTGGAACAACATTTGTTTGTGACAATATGGATAATGCCAAAAAAGTGGCCTTTGATAAGAGGATAATGACTAGAACTGTAACTCTCGGAGGTGATGTGTTTGATCCTCATGGGACATTGAGTGGAG GTGCTCGATCCCAGGCAGCTTCCATTTTAACCAAGTTTCAAGAACTCAAAGATGTTCAGGATGAACTGAGAATCAAAGAGAATGAGCTGCGGGCTCTAGAAGAGGAATTAGCAGGTCttaaaaacactgctgaaaa gTATCGCCAACTAAAACAGCAGTGGGAGATGAAAACTGAAGAGGCAGATTTATTACAAACCAAGCTCCAGCAAAGCTCATATCACAAGCAACAAGAAGAATTAGATGCCCTTAAAAAAACCATTG AGGAAAGTGAGGAGACTTTGAAAAACACTAAAGAAATccaaagaaaagcagaagaaaaatatgaagtattggaaaataaaatgaaaaatgcagaagCTGAAAGAGAGCGAGAACTGAAAGATGCTCAGAAAAAACTGGATTGTGCCAAAACAAAGGCAGATGCATCTAgcaagaagatgaaagaaaaacaacag gAAGTTGAAGCTATCACTCTGGAACTGGAAGAGCTCAAGAGAGAGCATACATCTTACAAACAACAGCTTGAAGCTGTAAATGAAGCTATCAAATCCTATGAAAGTCAGATTGAAGTAATGGCAGCTGAGGTGGCTAAAAATAAG gagTCAGTAAATAAAGCTCAAGAAGAGGTGACCAAGCAAAAAGAGGTGATAACAGCCCAAGACACTGTAATTAAAGCTAAATATGCAGAAGTGGCAAAACACAAGGAGCAAAACAATGATTCTCAGCTTAAAATTAAGGAATTAGACCACAACATCAGCAAACATAAACGGGAGGCTGAAGATGGTGCTGCAAAG GTATCCAAAATGTTGAAAGATTATGACTGGATTAATGCAGAGAGACACCTCTTTGGCCAACCCAATAGTGCCTATGATTTCAAAACTAACAACCCTAAAGAAGCTGGTCAGAGACTTCAGAAGTTgcaagaaatgaaggagaaactaGGAAGAAATGTCAATATGAGAGCTATGAATGTATTGACAGAAGCTGAAGAGCGA TACAATGACTTGATGAAGAAGAAGAGAATTGTAGAAAATGACAAATCCAAAATTCTTACAACTATAGAAGACCTTGACCAGAAGAAAAACCAAGCCCTAAATATTGCATGGCAAAAG gtGAACAAGGACTTTGGGTCtattttttctactcttttgCCTGGTGCTAATGCTATGCTTGCACCACCAGAGGGTCAAACTGTTTTGGATGGTCTGGAGTTCAAGGTTGCCTTGGGAAATACCTGGAAAGAAAACCTAACTGAACTTAGTGGTGGTCAGAG GTCTTTAGTGGCCTTGTCATTAATACTGTCCATGCTTCTCTTCAAACCTGCTCCAATTTATATCCTTGATGAGGTAGATGCAGCCTTGGATCTTTCTCATACCCAAAACATTGGACAGATGCTGCGTACTCATTTCACACATTCTCAG ttCATTGTGGTGTCACTAAAAGAAGGTATGTTCAACAATGCAAACGTTCTTTTCAAAACCAAGTTTGTGGATGGTGTTTCTACAGTAGCCAGATTTACTCAATGTCAAAATGGAAAGATTTCAAAGGAAGCAAAATCCAAGGCAAAACCACCCAAAGGAGCACATGTGGAAGTTTAA
- the SMC2 gene encoding structural maintenance of chromosomes protein 2 isoform X3: MHIKSIILEGFKSYAQRTEVNGFDPLFNAITGLNGSGKSNILDSICFLLGISNLSQVRASNLQDLVYKNGQAGITKASVSITFDNSDKKQSPLGFEVHDEITVTRQVVIGGRNKYLINGVNANNTRVQDLFCSVGLNVNNPHFLIMQGRITKVLNMKPPEILSMIEEAAGTRMYEYKKIAAQKTIEKKEAKLKEIKTILEEEITPTIQKLKEERSSYLEYQKVMREIEHLSRLYIAYQFLLAEDTKVRSAEELKEMQDKVIKLQEELSENDKKIKALNHEIEELEKRKDKETGGILRSLEDALAEAQRVNTKSQSAFDLKKKNLACEESKRKELEKNMVEDSKTLAAKEKEVKKITDGLHALQEASNKDAEALAAAQQHFNAVSAGLSSNEDGAEATLAGQMMACKNDISKAQTEAKQAQMKLKHAQQELKNKQAEVKKMDSGYRKDQEALEAVKRLKEKLEAEMKKLNYEENKEESLLEKRRQLSRDIGRLKETYEALLARFPNLRFAYKDPEKNWNRNCVKGLVASLISVKDTSATTALELVAGERLYNVVVDTEVTGKKLLERGELKRRYTIIPLNKISARCIAPETLRVAQNLVGPDNVHVALSLVEYKPELQKAMEFVFGTTFVCDNMDNAKKVAFDKRIMTRTVTLGGDVFDPHGTLSGGARSQAASILTKFQELKDVQDELRIKENELRALEEELAGLKNTAEKYRQLKQQWEMKTEEADLLQTKLQQSSYHKQQEELDALKKTIEESEETLKNTKEIQRKAEEKYEVLENKMKNAEAERERELKDAQKKLDCAKTKADASSKKMKEKQQEVEAITLELEELKREHTSYKQQLEAVNEAIKSYESQIEVMAAEVAKNKESVNKAQEEVTKQKEVITAQDTVIKAKYAEVAKHKEQNNDSQLKIKELDHNISKHKREAEDGAAKVSKMLKDYDWINAERHLFGQPNSAYDFKTNNPKEAGQRLQKLQEMKEKLGRNVNMRAMNVLTEAEERYNDLMKKKRIVENDKSKILTTIEDLDQKKNQALNIAWQKVNKDFGSIFSTLLPGANAMLAPPEGQTVLDGLEFKVALGNTWKENLTELSGGQRQYEYFSDKNSRTILQVKGSSQAKGK, translated from the exons GTGGTTATTGGtggtagaaataaatatttaatcaatgGAGTCAATGCCAACAACACCAGAGTACAGGATCTCTTCTGTTCTGTTGGCCTTAATGTTAACAACCCTCACTTTCTCATCATGCAG gGCCGAATTACAAAAGTATTGAATATGAAACCTCCAGAG ATTTTATCCATGATAGAAGAAGCAGCTGGAACCAGGATGtatgaatacaaaaaaatagctgcacagaaaactatagaaaaaaaggaggctaagctgaaagaaattaagacg ataCTTGAAGAAGAGATTACTCCAAccattcaaaaattaaaagag GAAAGATCGTCCTACTTGGAGTACCAAAAAGTAATGAGAGAAATAGAACATTTGAGTCGTTTATATATTGCTTATCAGTTTTTGCTGGCTGAAGATACCAAAGTACGCTCAGCtgaggaattaaaagaaatgcaaGATAAAGTTATAAAGCTTCAGGAAGAATTGTCTGagaatgataaaaaaataaaagcacttaatCATGAAATAgaagaattggaaaaaagaaaagataag GAAACTGGAGGTATACTTCGATCTTTAGAAGATGCTCTTGCAGAGGCTCAGCGAGTTAATACTAAATCTCAAAGCGCATTTGatctcaagaagaaaaatctgGCATGTGAGGAAAGCAAACGCAAAGAGCTGGAAAAAAATATGGTTGAG GACTCAAAAACTTTAGCagcaaaggaaaaagaggttaaaaagaTAACAGATGGACTGCATGCCCTTCAAGAAGCAAGTAATAAAGATGCTGAAGCTCTGGCAGCTGCACAGCAGCACTTCAATGCTGTTTCCGCTGGCCTGTCCAGTAATGAAGATGGAGCAGAAGCAACTCTTGCTGGTCAAATGATGGCCTGTAAAAATGATATAAGTAAAGCTCAGACAGAAGCCAAACAG GCTCAGATGAAGTTGAAGCATGCTCAACAGGAATTAAAGAATAAACAAGCTGAAGTTAAGAAGATGGATAGTGGCTACAGGAAGGATCAAGAAGCTCTAGAAGCTGTAAAAAGACTTAAAGAAAAACTTGAAGCTGAAATGAAAAAGCTAAATTATGAAG aaaataaagaggaaagccTTTTGGAAAAGCGCAGGCAGCTGTCTCGTGATATTGGTAGATTGAAAGAAACATATGAAGCTCTATTAGCCAGATTTCCCAATCTTCGATTTGCATACAA GGATCCAGAGAAGAACTGGAATAGAAATTGTGTGAAAGGACTTGTGGCTTCTCTGATTAGTGTGAAAGACACTTCTGCAACCACAGCTTTAGAATTAGTGGCTGGAGAACGACTCTACAATGTTGTAGTAGACACAGAA GTTACTGGTAAAAAGCTACTAGAAAGGGGGGAACTGAAACGTCGATACACTATAATTCCACTCAATAAAATTTCAGCCAGATGTATTGCACCAGAAACTCTGAGAGTTGCTCAGAATCTT GTTGGCCCTGACAACGTTCATGTGGCTCTTTCCTTGGTTGAATATAAACCAGAACTTCAGAAAGCAATGGAGTTTGTCTTTGGAACAACATTTGTTTGTGACAATATGGATAATGCCAAAAAAGTGGCCTTTGATAAGAGGATAATGACTAGAACTGTAACTCTCGGAGGTGATGTGTTTGATCCTCATGGGACATTGAGTGGAG GTGCTCGATCCCAGGCAGCTTCCATTTTAACCAAGTTTCAAGAACTCAAAGATGTTCAGGATGAACTGAGAATCAAAGAGAATGAGCTGCGGGCTCTAGAAGAGGAATTAGCAGGTCttaaaaacactgctgaaaa gTATCGCCAACTAAAACAGCAGTGGGAGATGAAAACTGAAGAGGCAGATTTATTACAAACCAAGCTCCAGCAAAGCTCATATCACAAGCAACAAGAAGAATTAGATGCCCTTAAAAAAACCATTG AGGAAAGTGAGGAGACTTTGAAAAACACTAAAGAAATccaaagaaaagcagaagaaaaatatgaagtattggaaaataaaatgaaaaatgcagaagCTGAAAGAGAGCGAGAACTGAAAGATGCTCAGAAAAAACTGGATTGTGCCAAAACAAAGGCAGATGCATCTAgcaagaagatgaaagaaaaacaacag gAAGTTGAAGCTATCACTCTGGAACTGGAAGAGCTCAAGAGAGAGCATACATCTTACAAACAACAGCTTGAAGCTGTAAATGAAGCTATCAAATCCTATGAAAGTCAGATTGAAGTAATGGCAGCTGAGGTGGCTAAAAATAAG gagTCAGTAAATAAAGCTCAAGAAGAGGTGACCAAGCAAAAAGAGGTGATAACAGCCCAAGACACTGTAATTAAAGCTAAATATGCAGAAGTGGCAAAACACAAGGAGCAAAACAATGATTCTCAGCTTAAAATTAAGGAATTAGACCACAACATCAGCAAACATAAACGGGAGGCTGAAGATGGTGCTGCAAAG GTATCCAAAATGTTGAAAGATTATGACTGGATTAATGCAGAGAGACACCTCTTTGGCCAACCCAATAGTGCCTATGATTTCAAAACTAACAACCCTAAAGAAGCTGGTCAGAGACTTCAGAAGTTgcaagaaatgaaggagaaactaGGAAGAAATGTCAATATGAGAGCTATGAATGTATTGACAGAAGCTGAAGAGCGA TACAATGACTTGATGAAGAAGAAGAGAATTGTAGAAAATGACAAATCCAAAATTCTTACAACTATAGAAGACCTTGACCAGAAGAAAAACCAAGCCCTAAATATTGCATGGCAAAAG gtGAACAAGGACTTTGGGTCtattttttctactcttttgCCTGGTGCTAATGCTATGCTTGCACCACCAGAGGGTCAAACTGTTTTGGATGGTCTGGAGTTCAAGGTTGCCTTGGGAAATACCTGGAAAGAAAACCTAACTGAACTTAGTGGTGGTCAGAG GCAATATGAATACTTTTCAGACAAAAACAGCAGAACCATACTACAGGTTAAAGGAAGTTCTCaggcaaaaggaaaatga